The following are encoded in a window of Lacinutrix sp. WUR7 genomic DNA:
- a CDS encoding PadR family transcriptional regulator, giving the protein MYSKELTKGTLQPIILKLISESEKMYGYEITQEVKKLTSGKIDISEGALYPILHKLEAKGVLETEKVFIGKRVRKYYTITSEGKKVAEAMTQEINNFMDTLNLIFNPKPII; this is encoded by the coding sequence ATGTATAGCAAAGAATTAACAAAAGGAACCTTACAACCTATCATTTTAAAGCTGATTAGCGAAAGCGAAAAAATGTATGGTTATGAGATTACACAAGAAGTAAAGAAACTGACTTCTGGAAAGATCGATATATCGGAAGGTGCATTATATCCTATTCTGCATAAGCTGGAAGCTAAAGGTGTTTTAGAAACCGAAAAGGTATTTATAGGAAAACGCGTTCGGAAATATTATACGATCACTTCGGAAGGTAAAAAGGTGGCAGAAGCAATGACACAAGAAATAAATAATTTTATGGACACCTTAAACTTAATTTTTAACCCTAAACCTATTATATAA